A genomic region of Stenotrophomonas sp. NA06056 contains the following coding sequences:
- a CDS encoding methyl-accepting chemotaxis protein, translating to MSAVVPHLRSLRSRVAGLRSRFPGLLRWLQPHRLSVADKLKATLLVCSLGLLAIAAVHAWTNQASTQAARDQASYQHGSDRVASLAARVAEARRLQTQYARSFDDADRSQLLATQQMLKQDLQALRDMPMDAGRRRVLQAMAESVDAFSQGIAALFERVDEMGRGDAGLAAQLQQAADALQTQVDALERPALSLHVQRMRRQEALLLLDGDSTHADRASEEKLPFDLALTGLPAEVQERVRNGMEAYQAALLGYTAARVGLDVEAQSLLETAAAVGPALAAFQQAQVAALGQAQLRQQSGARTASALFVATLLLVAGVLITSLVLVVRAVRRPIQDTLRFAGDIADDRLDTTLRVHNANDEIGQLAQRLVDMQQRLRARIETERALARGNTRVRQALDSAQTGLMVVDAEGQVAYANPALLQLLGLSAEALLGSDAVRLHPALGGLIGVRQREEREIGHAGTRYQLIANAIVEDDHFLGVAVEWRSRALETLLETEVAALVDAAAHGELQGRIALQGKQGFVRTLSTSINRLLSTFESNLGDLQALLAALARGDLSVRMEGDLQGVFARMRDDANATVAQLGHIVTRIQQATLRLDVGVGEIVAGHHDLSQRTEQQAANLEETAASMHELTDTVGRNADAAGRADGLVRDAARVAERGGTAVGQVVATMQGISASSRRIGDIIQLIDGIAFQTNILALNAAVEAARAGEQGRSFAVVAAEVRLLAQRSADAAKQIKGLIEDSVARVGQGSTQAEQAGTTMDEIVSSVQQLAGLLAGIRSASHEQHAGIAQVNQTVVQMEASTQRNASLVEEAGASTAQMQAQVQALAEAVAAFRLQPERRAQAAA from the coding sequence ATGTCGGCCGTCGTTCCCCACCTTCGGTCCCTGCGTAGCCGCGTTGCCGGGTTGCGTTCCCGTTTCCCTGGCCTGCTGCGCTGGCTGCAGCCCCATCGGCTCAGCGTCGCCGACAAGCTCAAGGCGACCCTGCTGGTCTGCAGCCTGGGCCTGCTGGCCATCGCCGCCGTCCATGCCTGGACCAACCAGGCGAGCACGCAGGCGGCGCGCGATCAGGCCAGCTACCAGCACGGCAGTGATCGCGTGGCTTCGCTGGCCGCTCGCGTGGCCGAGGCCCGGCGCCTGCAGACCCAGTATGCGCGCAGTTTCGATGATGCAGACCGCAGCCAGTTGCTGGCCACGCAGCAGATGTTGAAGCAGGACCTGCAGGCGTTGCGTGACATGCCGATGGATGCGGGACGACGCAGGGTGCTGCAGGCGATGGCCGAGTCTGTGGATGCATTCTCGCAGGGCATCGCCGCGTTGTTCGAGCGGGTGGATGAGATGGGACGCGGCGACGCCGGTCTGGCCGCGCAGCTGCAGCAGGCTGCCGACGCACTGCAGACGCAGGTGGATGCGCTGGAGCGTCCTGCGTTGTCCCTGCATGTGCAGCGGATGCGGCGCCAGGAAGCGTTGCTGCTGCTCGACGGCGATTCCACCCATGCTGATCGTGCCAGCGAAGAAAAGCTGCCCTTCGATCTGGCACTGACCGGCCTGCCCGCCGAGGTGCAGGAGCGCGTGCGCAACGGGATGGAAGCGTACCAGGCGGCGTTGCTGGGCTATACCGCCGCGCGCGTCGGCCTGGATGTGGAGGCGCAATCGCTGCTTGAGACCGCCGCGGCCGTGGGCCCGGCATTGGCTGCGTTCCAGCAGGCCCAGGTTGCAGCACTGGGACAGGCACAACTGCGCCAGCAGTCAGGCGCAAGGACGGCCAGCGCGCTGTTCGTGGCCACCCTGCTGCTGGTGGCTGGTGTGCTGATCACCAGCCTGGTGCTGGTGGTGCGTGCAGTGCGTCGGCCGATCCAGGACACCCTGCGCTTTGCCGGTGATATTGCTGATGATCGGCTCGACACTACGCTGCGCGTGCACAACGCCAACGATGAGATCGGCCAGCTCGCGCAGCGTCTGGTCGACATGCAGCAGCGCCTGCGTGCGCGGATCGAGACCGAGCGCGCGCTGGCACGCGGTAACACGCGCGTGCGGCAGGCGCTGGACAGCGCGCAGACTGGCTTGATGGTGGTTGATGCGGAAGGGCAGGTGGCCTACGCCAACCCGGCGCTGCTGCAGCTGCTGGGTCTTTCCGCAGAGGCCTTGCTCGGCAGCGACGCGGTTCGCCTGCATCCGGCGCTGGGGGGGCTGATCGGCGTGCGGCAGCGCGAAGAGCGCGAGATCGGCCACGCCGGTACCCGCTACCAGTTGATCGCCAATGCCATCGTCGAGGACGACCACTTCCTTGGCGTGGCAGTGGAATGGCGCAGTCGCGCGCTGGAAACGCTGCTTGAAACCGAAGTGGCGGCACTGGTCGACGCGGCGGCGCATGGCGAGCTGCAGGGGCGCATCGCACTGCAGGGCAAGCAAGGGTTCGTACGCACGCTGTCGACCAGCATCAATCGCCTGCTGTCCACCTTCGAGAGCAACCTTGGCGATCTGCAGGCGCTGCTGGCTGCATTGGCACGCGGTGACCTGAGCGTGCGCATGGAAGGCGACCTGCAGGGCGTATTCGCGCGCATGCGTGACGATGCCAACGCCACCGTCGCGCAGCTGGGCCACATTGTCACCCGTATCCAGCAGGCCACGCTCCGTCTGGATGTGGGGGTCGGCGAGATCGTCGCCGGCCATCACGATCTTTCCCAGCGCACGGAGCAACAAGCGGCCAACCTGGAAGAAACCGCGGCATCGATGCATGAGCTGACCGACACCGTCGGCCGCAATGCCGACGCCGCGGGACGCGCTGACGGACTGGTGCGTGATGCCGCCAGGGTGGCCGAGCGCGGCGGTACCGCGGTCGGCCAGGTGGTGGCGACCATGCAGGGCATCAGCGCGTCGTCGCGGCGCATCGGCGACATCATCCAGCTGATCGATGGCATCGCCTTCCAGACCAACATCCTGGCCCTCAACGCGGCCGTGGAAGCCGCGCGGGCAGGCGAGCAGGGCCGCAGCTTTGCGGTGGTCGCCGCCGAGGTGCGGTTGTTGGCCCAGCGCAGCGCGGATGCGGCCAAGCAGATCAAGGGACTGATTGAGGATTCGGTAGCGCGGGTTGGCCAGGGCAGTACGCAGGCCGAGCAGGCGGGCACCACGATGGATGAGATCGTCAGCAGCGTGCAGCAGTTGGCCGGGCTGCTGGCCGGCATCCGCAGTGCTTCGCATGAGCAGCATGCGGGGATCGCCCAGGTGAACCAGACCGTCGTGCAGATGGAGGCCAGCACGCAGCGCAATGCCAGCCTGGTTGAAGAAGCTGGTGCATCGACCGCGCAGATGCAGGCCCAGGTGCAGGCGCTGGCCGAAGCGGTGGCAGCGTTCCGCCTGCAGCCCGAGCGGCGGGCGCAGGCCGCGGCGTGA
- a CDS encoding arylamine N-acetyltransferase: MSIDVPRYLQRLQLDARPPLTLAGLTLLQQHHNALLPFETLTSLLRDAVAIDLDSVQHKLLHAQRGGYCFELNGAFLALLHALGFDAQPLSARVLLSATDGELTARTHLLLRVRLQDEDWLVDTGFGSLTPTVPLRLHETAVQDTPHERYRVQRLDDGDFMLAAEAADDWRALYRFDLQPPAPIDNEVGNWYVCTHPQSSFPGQLRASLTGPDWRRTIGSGNYTEYRPGQVPAKRPLRDVQDVREVLQQGFGMRLPDDPRLDPAIADWLQRSQAPSA; this comes from the coding sequence ATGTCCATCGATGTCCCCCGCTATCTGCAGCGCCTGCAGCTGGATGCCCGACCACCACTCACCCTCGCCGGGCTGACCCTGCTGCAGCAGCACCACAACGCGCTGCTGCCGTTCGAGACGCTGACCAGCCTGCTGCGCGATGCGGTCGCCATCGACCTCGACAGCGTCCAGCACAAGCTGCTGCACGCGCAGCGCGGCGGCTACTGCTTCGAACTCAATGGCGCGTTCCTGGCGCTGCTGCACGCCCTGGGCTTCGACGCGCAGCCGCTGAGCGCACGGGTGCTGTTGTCGGCCACCGATGGCGAGTTGACCGCGCGTACCCATCTGCTGCTGCGGGTGCGCCTGCAGGACGAAGACTGGCTGGTCGATACCGGCTTCGGCAGCCTGACCCCGACCGTGCCATTGCGCCTGCATGAGACTGCCGTGCAGGACACACCGCATGAGCGCTACCGCGTGCAACGCCTGGATGATGGCGATTTCATGCTCGCCGCCGAAGCAGCGGACGACTGGCGGGCGCTGTACCGCTTCGATCTGCAGCCACCGGCGCCGATCGACAACGAGGTGGGCAACTGGTACGTGTGCACGCATCCGCAGTCGAGCTTCCCGGGCCAACTGCGTGCGTCACTGACCGGGCCGGATTGGCGACGCACCATCGGCAGCGGCAACTACACCGAATACCGCCCCGGGCAAGTGCCGGCCAAGCGCCCGCTGCGCGATGTACAGGACGTGCGCGAGGTGCTGCAGCAGGGCTTCGGCATGCGCCTTCCGGACGATCCGCGACTGGACCCGGCCATCGCCGACTGGCTGCAGCGATCGCAGGCCCCATCCGCGTAG
- a CDS encoding VOC family protein, protein MNPILHVEVPVADLDRAIAFYRQWLQVDVAAPINVHDCRMAYLPFNDADVGASMALVHGADYLPSEQGARIYLGVDDLDDSLRRALQAGAVLCFGPAVAGDWRVAEIRDSEGNRIALQALVNA, encoded by the coding sequence ATGAATCCCATCCTGCACGTTGAAGTTCCCGTTGCCGACCTGGACCGCGCCATCGCGTTCTATCGGCAATGGCTGCAGGTGGACGTCGCTGCGCCGATCAACGTGCACGACTGCCGGATGGCGTACCTGCCATTCAACGACGCGGACGTGGGGGCCAGCATGGCGCTGGTGCACGGCGCCGACTACCTGCCCTCGGAGCAGGGCGCGCGGATCTACCTGGGTGTGGATGATCTGGATGACAGTCTGCGGCGCGCGTTGCAGGCCGGCGCGGTGCTGTGCTTTGGCCCAGCCGTGGCCGGTGACTGGCGGGTTGCCGAGATCCGCGACAGCGAGGGCAACCGGATTGCCCTGCAGGCGCTCGTCAACGCGTAG
- a CDS encoding response regulator transcription factor, with product MSTPTIRIALADDQALVRAGLRALLQGLGMHVVLEAEDGQALLQALATHEVDVVLSDIRMPGMDGVEALRQLRARGDSTPCLLLTTFDESDLLLRASEAGAQGFLLKDAAPEDLREAIERVAAGQTLLLPVSTEPVRARYRFHDEAPPSDTFGEREVAILRLLAGGYSNKEIARSLFLAEGTVKNYVSTLLDKLGTRDRTRAVLKAITLRII from the coding sequence ATGAGCACCCCGACGATCCGGATCGCACTGGCCGACGACCAGGCACTGGTGCGTGCCGGCCTGCGTGCGTTGCTGCAGGGGCTGGGGATGCACGTGGTGCTGGAAGCCGAGGACGGCCAGGCACTGCTGCAGGCGCTCGCCACGCACGAAGTGGACGTGGTGCTCAGCGATATCCGCATGCCCGGCATGGATGGTGTCGAGGCCCTGCGCCAGCTGCGTGCGCGTGGCGACAGCACGCCCTGCCTGCTGCTGACCACCTTCGACGAGAGTGACCTGCTGCTGCGTGCCAGTGAGGCCGGCGCGCAGGGCTTCCTGCTCAAGGACGCAGCGCCGGAAGACCTGCGCGAGGCCATCGAGCGGGTCGCTGCCGGCCAGACACTGTTGCTGCCGGTCAGCACCGAACCGGTACGGGCACGCTATCGATTCCATGACGAAGCGCCGCCCAGTGATACCTTCGGCGAGCGCGAGGTAGCGATCCTGCGCTTGCTGGCCGGTGGCTACAGCAACAAGGAAATCGCACGCAGCCTGTTCCTGGCCGAGGGCACGGTGAAGAACTACGTATCCACCCTGCTGGACAAGCTGGGTACGCGTGATCGCACCCGCGCGGTACTCAAGGCCATCACCCTGCGAATCATCTAG
- a CDS encoding histidine kinase — translation MPSFLRHLLSPLSLAGLVTILVVGLTLGVHTPGAGLRWAVLGLFLLLFAVHSQLPSREGVRLIAGVMQAVLAVAMVALEPRTGTAPILLVVLVAQLAEHWPPRVVLLIALAANVALYAVLKQAAFPQPLMIVLLYGGFQVFAALTAHYARSTALARDALARVNADLLATRALLADSARDAERLRLARELHDVAGHKLTAMRLNLRALAADPALAGRDGLLLAEQLSGELLTDIRQVVQSMRDDRGLDLDTALHALAAPFPRPRLQVQIAEGLRVTDPQLAETVLRLVQEALTNAARHADAGTVWLTMTKENSRLRIDIRDDGQRAERISEGNGIVGMRERLAVMQGELQLARTEHGGMHLIARLPA, via the coding sequence ATGCCCTCCTTCCTCCGTCATCTGCTGAGCCCGCTCAGCCTGGCTGGCCTGGTCACCATCCTGGTGGTCGGCCTGACCCTGGGCGTACACACCCCAGGGGCGGGCCTGCGCTGGGCGGTGCTTGGCCTGTTCCTGCTGCTGTTCGCCGTGCATTCGCAGCTGCCCAGCCGTGAGGGCGTGCGATTGATCGCCGGCGTGATGCAGGCCGTGCTGGCGGTGGCCATGGTGGCGCTGGAACCGCGCACGGGCACTGCGCCGATCCTGCTGGTTGTGCTGGTTGCCCAGCTGGCCGAGCATTGGCCGCCGCGGGTAGTGCTGCTCATTGCCCTGGCAGCCAACGTCGCACTTTATGCGGTACTCAAGCAGGCTGCCTTCCCGCAGCCATTGATGATCGTGCTGCTGTACGGCGGCTTCCAGGTGTTCGCTGCGCTCACGGCGCACTACGCGCGCAGCACCGCACTGGCACGCGATGCGCTGGCCCGCGTCAATGCGGATCTGCTGGCCACGCGCGCGCTGTTGGCCGACAGTGCGCGTGATGCCGAGCGCCTGCGGCTGGCGCGTGAACTGCACGACGTGGCCGGACACAAGCTCACCGCCATGCGCTTGAACCTGCGCGCGCTGGCCGCCGATCCGGCGCTGGCCGGACGCGACGGTCTGTTGTTGGCCGAACAGCTGTCCGGTGAGCTGCTGACCGATATCCGCCAGGTCGTGCAGTCGATGCGCGACGATCGTGGCCTGGATCTCGACACCGCGCTGCACGCGCTGGCTGCGCCATTCCCGCGCCCGCGCCTGCAGGTGCAGATTGCCGAGGGCCTGCGGGTGACCGACCCGCAGCTGGCCGAGACCGTGCTGCGCCTGGTACAGGAAGCGCTGACCAATGCCGCACGCCACGCCGATGCCGGCACCGTGTGGTTGACGATGACCAAAGAGAATTCCCGCTTGCGCATTGATATCCGCGATGACGGCCAACGTGCCGAGCGCATCAGCGAAGGCAATGGCATTGTCGGCATGCGCGAGCGCCTGGCCGTGATGCAGGGCGAGCTGCAGCTTGCCCGTACTGAGCACGGCGGCATGCACCTGATCGCACGGTTGCCGGCATGA
- a CDS encoding DUF2141 domain-containing protein, which yields MILTSTIRATLLCATLAGLSMATSAAAAELTVNVHDIRAQTGTLRVALVNTGTAWDGKAAPVQAQQARPQGESAHFTFKDLPAGDYAVLLTHDENDNGKLDTNLVGMPVEGYGFSNNPQVMRKPTFDEARFSVPTTGTAIDISLR from the coding sequence ATGATCCTCACCAGCACGATCCGCGCCACCCTGCTGTGCGCCACCCTCGCCGGCCTGTCGATGGCCACCAGCGCTGCCGCCGCCGAGCTGACCGTCAATGTGCATGACATCCGCGCCCAGACCGGCACCCTGCGTGTGGCACTGGTCAACACCGGCACGGCGTGGGACGGCAAGGCTGCGCCGGTGCAAGCGCAGCAGGCACGCCCCCAAGGTGAGAGCGCGCACTTCACCTTCAAGGACCTGCCGGCCGGCGACTACGCCGTGCTGCTGACCCACGATGAGAACGACAACGGCAAGCTCGATACGAACCTGGTGGGCATGCCGGTAGAGGGTTATGGGTTCAGCAACAACCCGCAGGTGATGCGCAAGCCGACCTTCGATGAAGCGCGTTTCAGCGTGCCGACCACCGGCACGGCCATCGACATCAGCCTGCGCTGA
- a CDS encoding carotenoid oxygenase family protein, whose amino-acid sequence MDRRRFLRTLISSTAGLALGVAALRSAPAFANDPAQFAEGVQAHPWLMGWRSVTSETLGPATVDLQGRLPTGLAGTLYRNGPAWSERNGLRYDHWFDGDGMVHGWHFNGDGTLTHRARMVATPKFSREQKAGRFLYPAAGTSVPDAQAVRNNDDANVANTSVIGINGRLFALCESGSAFEVHPDTLDTLGPVTWRPDLAALPFSAHPLVDRDGSLWNFGSISLLGGAGLLVWHIGKDGQLRSANVIQTPERGYLHAFAMTDQHLVFVLAPFDFNTSGGSFFERMQFAPQRAARIAVVAKDAPDKAQWFEAPFAAIYHFGDAYQRGDGIVLRAVRRDNMDEARSPMKEAMAGDGAHASNGRTSLVELHLDMRRGKAHWQDTGISTIEFPLFDPRTAGNRGARLYAPTVDGPATAPYFNAVAAFDVDRSRRQVWRYGTDILAEEHVFVPRPGSRNADDGWLVGTLLDPVNARSGIAVLDARHVQDGPLVQAWLPYAVPLGFHGTFVARS is encoded by the coding sequence ATGGACCGTCGCCGTTTCCTCCGCACCCTGATCAGCAGCACCGCCGGCCTGGCCCTGGGCGTGGCGGCCCTGCGCAGCGCGCCCGCATTCGCCAACGACCCGGCGCAGTTCGCCGAGGGCGTGCAGGCGCATCCGTGGCTGATGGGATGGCGCAGCGTGACCAGCGAAACACTGGGCCCGGCCACGGTGGACCTGCAGGGACGGCTGCCGACCGGACTGGCCGGCACCCTGTACCGCAACGGACCCGCTTGGAGCGAACGCAATGGCCTGCGCTACGACCACTGGTTCGACGGCGACGGCATGGTCCACGGCTGGCACTTCAACGGTGACGGCACCCTGACCCATCGCGCGCGCATGGTTGCCACGCCCAAGTTCAGCCGTGAGCAGAAGGCCGGCCGCTTCCTGTATCCGGCCGCCGGCACCAGCGTTCCCGACGCCCAGGCGGTGCGCAACAACGATGATGCCAATGTCGCCAATACGTCGGTCATCGGCATCAACGGCCGCCTGTTCGCGCTGTGCGAGTCAGGCTCGGCATTCGAAGTGCATCCGGATACGCTCGACACCCTCGGCCCGGTCACGTGGCGGCCGGATCTGGCTGCGCTGCCTTTCTCGGCGCATCCGTTGGTCGACCGCGATGGAAGCCTCTGGAACTTCGGCTCGATCAGCCTGCTGGGTGGCGCCGGCCTGTTGGTCTGGCACATCGGCAAGGATGGCCAGCTGCGCAGCGCCAACGTGATCCAGACGCCGGAGCGCGGCTATCTGCATGCGTTTGCGATGACCGATCAGCATCTGGTATTCGTACTGGCGCCGTTCGATTTCAACACGAGTGGTGGCAGCTTCTTCGAGCGCATGCAGTTCGCTCCGCAACGTGCCGCGCGCATCGCCGTGGTGGCCAAGGATGCACCGGACAAGGCGCAGTGGTTCGAAGCACCGTTCGCGGCGATCTATCACTTTGGCGATGCCTATCAGCGCGGCGACGGCATCGTGCTGCGCGCCGTGCGCCGCGACAACATGGATGAAGCGCGCTCACCGATGAAGGAGGCGATGGCCGGCGACGGAGCGCACGCCAGCAACGGACGTACCTCGCTGGTCGAACTGCATCTGGACATGCGCCGTGGCAAGGCGCACTGGCAGGACACCGGCATCAGCACGATCGAGTTTCCGCTGTTCGATCCCCGTACGGCGGGCAACCGCGGTGCGCGCCTGTATGCACCGACGGTCGATGGTCCAGCAACGGCGCCGTACTTCAATGCGGTCGCCGCCTTCGATGTCGACCGTAGCCGCCGTCAGGTCTGGCGCTATGGCACCGACATCCTGGCCGAGGAACACGTGTTCGTGCCGCGACCAGGCAGCCGCAATGCCGACGATGGCTGGCTGGTCGGCACGCTGCTGGACCCGGTGAACGCGCGCAGCGGCATCGCCGTTCTCGATGCACGGCATGTACAGGACGGCCCTCTCGTGCAGGCATGGCTGCCCTACGCGGTACCGCTGGGCTTCCACGGAACGTTCGTGGCACGCAGCTGA
- a CDS encoding transporter substrate-binding domain-containing protein produces MSLADHRHALAPRGFLRVAINLGNPVLAQGDADAPRGPSVELASALAQRLGVQARFRCHEAAASVVAAVSDDAWDLAFLAVDPARADRIAFSAPYVEIEGTYLVRDDSPAQQVADLDRNGLRIAVGRGAAYDLFLSRELRQATIERADTSAAAIALFDQQRLDAAAGVRQPLLAWAQAHPGHRVLADRFTVIQQAVAAPVARPTAALQALFAEVEAIKAGPLLGEAFARAGQAVTLLR; encoded by the coding sequence ATGTCCCTGGCCGATCACCGCCATGCCTTGGCCCCAAGGGGCTTCCTGCGCGTTGCCATCAACCTCGGCAACCCGGTGCTGGCCCAGGGTGACGCCGATGCACCACGCGGGCCTTCCGTGGAGCTGGCCTCCGCGCTGGCACAGCGGCTCGGCGTGCAGGCCCGCTTCCGTTGCCACGAGGCGGCCGCATCGGTGGTGGCAGCGGTGAGCGACGATGCGTGGGACCTGGCCTTCCTGGCGGTGGACCCGGCACGTGCCGACCGCATTGCCTTCAGCGCGCCGTATGTGGAGATCGAAGGCACCTACCTGGTGCGCGATGACAGTCCCGCACAGCAGGTGGCGGATCTTGACCGCAACGGGTTGCGCATCGCGGTGGGCCGCGGCGCCGCCTACGATCTGTTCCTCAGCCGTGAACTGCGACAGGCAACGATTGAACGTGCCGATACCTCAGCCGCCGCCATTGCTCTTTTCGACCAGCAGCGGCTGGATGCAGCGGCTGGTGTACGCCAACCCCTGCTGGCCTGGGCACAGGCACATCCCGGCCATCGTGTGCTGGCAGATCGCTTCACGGTCATCCAGCAGGCGGTCGCAGCGCCCGTTGCACGGCCCACCGCGGCGTTGCAGGCACTGTTCGCGGAAGTGGAAGCCATCAAGGCCGGGCCGCTGCTGGGCGAGGCCTTCGCGCGTGCCGGGCAGGCGGTCACGCTGCTGCGGTGA
- a CDS encoding LysR substrate-binding domain-containing protein, which yields MSRPPLHALQGFVAAARLGNLSRAAASMNLTVSALSHQMRQLEERLGQPLLIRQARGVALTLEGQRLLDQVGPHLDAINDAFQPYAARPEHVLTLSAVPSMASAWLVPRLGNFVAAHPQIEINLQSSERLIDFDRQLQFDAALRLGAGQWPGLVVEPLFDEWLLPMASPALIERMGGIGHVPLAQWPLLGDPDGAWGAWFAMIGQHPPTRFVAVLDDSEAHHRAALDGVGVALGRVTRARLLLDSGQLVALSDRRLKTAWPHWLVYPQRSVRHRGFLAFRDWLHAQAAEHVRHMQATDAG from the coding sequence ATGTCCCGTCCACCGCTGCATGCCCTGCAGGGCTTCGTCGCTGCCGCTCGCCTGGGCAACCTGTCCCGCGCCGCCGCATCGATGAACCTGACGGTCAGTGCGCTCAGCCATCAGATGCGCCAGCTTGAGGAGCGCCTGGGCCAGCCGCTGTTGATCCGGCAGGCACGCGGTGTGGCCTTGACCCTGGAAGGGCAGCGCCTGCTGGATCAGGTCGGGCCCCATCTGGATGCGATCAACGACGCCTTCCAGCCCTATGCCGCGCGACCGGAGCATGTGCTCACCCTCAGCGCCGTGCCGTCGATGGCCAGTGCATGGCTGGTGCCACGCCTGGGAAACTTCGTGGCCGCGCACCCACAGATCGAAATCAATCTGCAGTCGAGCGAACGACTGATCGACTTCGACCGGCAACTGCAGTTCGATGCAGCGCTGCGGCTGGGCGCCGGGCAATGGCCGGGGCTGGTGGTGGAGCCCCTGTTCGACGAATGGCTGCTGCCCATGGCCAGCCCGGCACTGATCGAGCGCATGGGCGGCATCGGCCACGTACCGCTGGCACAGTGGCCGCTGCTGGGAGACCCTGACGGCGCGTGGGGCGCCTGGTTCGCAATGATCGGGCAGCATCCGCCCACGCGGTTCGTCGCGGTGCTGGATGATTCCGAAGCCCATCATCGCGCTGCACTGGACGGCGTAGGTGTTGCGTTGGGGCGGGTCACGCGGGCGCGGCTGCTGCTGGACTCCGGCCAGTTGGTTGCGTTGTCGGACCGGCGCCTGAAAACCGCATGGCCTCATTGGCTGGTGTACCCGCAACGTTCGGTACGGCACCGTGGTTTCCTCGCCTTCCGCGACTGGCTGCACGCGCAGGCTGCCGAGCACGTGCGGCACATGCAGGCCACTGACGCGGGATAG
- a CDS encoding GIY-YIG nuclease family protein, translating into MDSDIRIDGRVFAYVFPCAWEDYAKIGFSRDPLGRISALHRRWFEFFDLEAGALVEAESERDARDLELQLRRPFKLHRAPAPMTVQDKAGGRTEWVRGANAALAEAVHALAQHGYRTYPLRPWLRAAMTQRLDRLHDWAAVQVPEEESLRTPVGAAALREAVDAYRALAIDPEPWLPEHLQRGG; encoded by the coding sequence ATGGATTCCGACATCCGCATCGATGGCCGCGTGTTCGCCTACGTCTTTCCCTGTGCCTGGGAGGACTACGCGAAGATTGGATTCTCGCGCGATCCGCTGGGACGGATCAGCGCGCTGCATCGACGCTGGTTCGAGTTCTTCGATCTGGAAGCGGGTGCGTTGGTCGAGGCGGAATCCGAGCGGGATGCGCGTGACCTTGAACTGCAGTTGCGTCGGCCCTTCAAGCTGCATCGCGCGCCGGCACCGATGACGGTGCAGGACAAGGCCGGAGGGCGCACCGAATGGGTGCGCGGGGCCAACGCCGCTCTGGCCGAGGCCGTGCATGCGCTGGCGCAGCACGGCTATCGCACCTACCCGTTGCGGCCCTGGCTGCGGGCGGCGATGACCCAGCGTCTGGACCGGTTGCATGACTGGGCGGCCGTGCAGGTGCCGGAAGAGGAAAGCCTGCGCACGCCCGTCGGCGCGGCCGCACTGCGCGAAGCCGTCGATGCGTATCGCGCGCTCGCTATCGACCCGGAGCCGTGGTTGCCGGAGCACCTGCAGCGCGGCGGGTGA